A single Methanocaldococcus bathoardescens DNA region contains:
- a CDS encoding heat shock protein HSP16.5, translating into MFGRDPFDSLFERMLKEFFTTPMTGTTMIQSSTGIQISGKGFMPISIIEGDKHIKVIAWLPGVNKEDIVLNAIGDTLEIRAKRSPLMITESERIIYSEIPEEEEIYRTIKLPANVKEENASAKFENGVLSVTLPKAESSIKKGINIE; encoded by the coding sequence ATGTTTGGAAGAGACCCATTTGATTCATTGTTTGAAAGGATGCTTAAAGAGTTTTTCACAACACCAATGACTGGAACCACAATGATTCAAAGCTCAACAGGAATTCAAATATCTGGAAAAGGATTTATGCCTATCTCAATTATTGAAGGGGATAAGCATATAAAAGTTATTGCATGGTTGCCAGGGGTTAATAAAGAAGACATAGTTTTAAATGCAATTGGTGATACATTAGAGATTAGGGCTAAAAGAAGTCCATTAATGATAACTGAAAGTGAAAGAATTATTTACTCAGAAATTCCAGAGGAAGAAGAGATTTACAGAACAATAAAACTTCCTGCTAATGTTAAAGAGGAGAACGCATCAGCTAAATTTGAGAATGGTGTTTTAAGTGTTACTTTACCAAAGGCAGAATCTTCAATTAAGAAAGGTATTAACATTGAATAA
- a CDS encoding METTL5 family protein: MIKKKHLEMILDSLKRHPNPKVDLEQYTIDGKLASDILFFAVNDFYGNVVIDLGCGTGRLAIGSKILGAKRVIGVDIDKESIETAKENAKKLNVDIDFYCMDIRDVDDEFLNNVLGEDRNLKKVIIQNPPFGAQKKHADRIFLDKALEIGDIIYTIHNYPTKDFVMKYVEDKGGKITHIYEAFFRIPAIYEFHKKKVVNIPVVVFRIEI; encoded by the coding sequence ATGATAAAGAAAAAGCACTTAGAGATGATATTGGATTCTTTAAAAAGGCATCCAAACCCAAAAGTTGATTTAGAACAATATACAATAGATGGAAAGTTAGCATCTGACATTTTATTTTTTGCAGTGAATGATTTTTATGGCAATGTTGTTATTGATTTAGGATGTGGAACTGGAAGGTTAGCTATAGGTAGCAAAATTTTAGGAGCTAAGAGAGTTATTGGTGTAGATATTGATAAAGAAAGTATTGAAACTGCAAAAGAAAATGCTAAAAAGCTGAATGTTGATATAGATTTTTATTGCATGGACATTAGGGATGTTGATGATGAATTTTTAAATAACGTGCTTGGAGAGGATAGAAATTTAAAGAAGGTTATTATTCAAAATCCTCCTTTTGGAGCTCAGAAAAAACACGCTGATAGGATATTTTTAGATAAAGCATTAGAAATTGGGGACATAATTTATACTATCCACAACTACCCAACAAAAGATTTTGTTATGAAGTATGTTGAAGATAAAGGAGGGAAAATAACTCATATCTATGAAGCGTTTTTTAGAATTCCCGCAATATATGAATTTCATAAGAAGAAGGTTGTAAATATTCCTGTAGTTGTTTTTAGAATAGAGATATAG
- a CDS encoding pantoate kinase, whose product MFAPGHITGFFAICKSSNKLKTGSIGAGITINRGVNIELKKGNGDVFYNDKKVDICVVKKVVEYYKEFGYNDDYDIIFSSDFPLGSGLGMSGGCALILAKKLNETLNLNENYVEIAHISEVECGTGLGDVIAQYTKGFVIRKAPGFPINVEKIAVNDDYYIIIEIFGKKETKEIITNEEWIKKINEYGERCLNELLKNPTLENFVNLSYKFAVNTELINEKILDICEDLKFTVGASQSMLGNTLFCISKKETLDDALSILKNPIVCKVYY is encoded by the coding sequence ATGTTTGCTCCAGGGCATATAACGGGATTTTTTGCAATTTGTAAATCCTCTAATAAGTTAAAAACTGGTTCTATAGGTGCTGGAATCACCATAAATAGAGGAGTCAATATTGAGCTAAAAAAGGGAAACGGAGATGTTTTTTATAATGATAAAAAGGTAGATATTTGTGTTGTTAAAAAGGTTGTTGAATATTATAAAGAATTTGGATATAATGATGATTATGATATAATATTCTCATCTGATTTTCCTTTAGGTAGTGGATTAGGAATGTCTGGAGGGTGTGCTTTAATATTAGCTAAAAAATTAAATGAAACACTAAATTTAAATGAAAATTATGTAGAGATAGCTCATATAAGTGAAGTAGAGTGCGGAACTGGATTAGGGGATGTGATAGCTCAATATACAAAAGGATTCGTTATAAGAAAAGCTCCTGGATTTCCTATAAATGTTGAAAAAATCGCTGTTAATGATGATTATTATATTATAATTGAAATTTTTGGAAAAAAAGAGACAAAAGAGATAATAACAAATGAAGAATGGATTAAAAAGATAAACGAATATGGAGAGAGATGTTTAAATGAGCTTTTAAAAAATCCCACTTTGGAAAATTTTGTTAATCTCTCATACAAATTTGCTGTAAATACAGAGCTTATAAATGAAAAAATTTTAGATATCTGTGAAGATTTAAAATTTACAGTTGGAGCTTCTCAATCTATGTTAGGAAATACTTTATTTTGTATTTCAAAAAAAGAGACGTTAGATGATGCTTTATCCATCTTAAAAAATCCAATTGTTTGTAAGGTTTATTATTAG
- the cfbA gene encoding sirohydrochlorin nickelochelatase, whose translation MEALVLVGHGSRLPYSKELLVKLAEKVKEKNIFPIVEIGLMEFNEPTIPQAVKKAIEQGAKKIIVVPVFLAHGIHTTRDIPRLLGLINDDEEHEHHHHEHGHGHHHHHHHHHEHEKLEIPEDVEIIYREPIGADDRIVDIIIDRAFGR comes from the coding sequence ATGGAAGCATTGGTATTGGTAGGGCATGGTAGTAGACTACCATATAGTAAAGAGCTTTTAGTAAAATTAGCCGAAAAGGTTAAAGAAAAAAATATATTTCCAATTGTTGAAATAGGTTTAATGGAATTTAATGAACCTACAATTCCACAAGCAGTTAAAAAAGCAATTGAGCAGGGAGCTAAAAAAATTATTGTTGTTCCTGTTTTCTTAGCTCATGGAATCCATACAACAAGAGATATTCCAAGGTTGTTAGGGTTAATTAATGATGATGAAGAACATGAACACCATCATCATGAACACGGCCATGGGCACCATCACCATCATCACCATCATCACGAACATGAAAAGTTAGAGATTCCAGAAGATGTTGAAATTATTTACAGAGAACCAATAGGTGCTGATGATAGGATTGTAGATATAATTATCGATAGAGCGTTTGGAAGATAA
- a CDS encoding site-2 protease family protein — protein MDTSKFILIVAIIIWLILYVIRDSINLKTYGGIFGILRTKLGLKTIEKLGKYKIWQKIGIISIPICVVLGFIMLFNIIAMSIKLLSGTLPKEAAKPVVFLFGDVIPWIPGIIALLIAISVHELAHGIFARSFGIKVKSSGILLLLGLPLGAFVELGDEFKNAEKKIRGAIASAGPLANLLIFLISIPLLSFSYTLPTELKIIDVKEPASEFLQKGDVIYEINGKKINSLEDFREFAKTIEPNKEYEIKVLRDNKILTYKIISSDEGKIGVMVSPTKNTALFINTIYWTYWFNFLLALFNLLPAMPLDGFHVWNAFPELLKERKNRFIAKIGQILELFINEKTLGSITLLVWWIILGSILYSMW, from the coding sequence ATGGACACTTCTAAATTCATCTTAATTGTGGCAATAATAATTTGGCTAATTTTATATGTTATTAGGGATTCAATAAACTTAAAAACCTATGGAGGAATTTTTGGAATTTTAAGAACTAAATTGGGGTTAAAAACAATTGAAAAATTAGGAAAGTATAAAATTTGGCAGAAAATAGGAATTATCTCTATACCAATATGTGTAGTACTTGGGTTTATTATGCTTTTCAATATAATAGCTATGAGTATAAAGCTGTTATCAGGAACTCTGCCAAAAGAAGCGGCAAAACCAGTAGTGTTTTTGTTTGGAGATGTAATTCCATGGATTCCAGGGATTATAGCTCTATTAATAGCAATTTCAGTACATGAATTAGCACATGGTATATTTGCAAGGTCTTTTGGAATTAAGGTTAAAAGCTCAGGAATTTTATTATTATTGGGTCTTCCATTGGGAGCTTTTGTTGAATTAGGAGATGAGTTTAAAAATGCAGAGAAAAAAATTAGAGGAGCTATTGCTTCAGCAGGACCATTAGCAAATTTATTGATTTTTTTAATATCAATTCCACTACTTTCATTTAGCTACACATTACCAACAGAGTTAAAAATTATTGATGTTAAAGAGCCAGCATCTGAGTTTTTACAAAAAGGAGATGTTATTTATGAGATTAACGGTAAAAAAATAAATTCATTAGAAGATTTTAGAGAATTTGCCAAAACCATAGAACCAAATAAAGAGTATGAAATAAAAGTTTTGAGGGATAATAAAATACTGACGTATAAAATTATTAGCTCTGATGAAGGAAAGATTGGAGTTATGGTTTCACCAACAAAAAATACAGCACTATTCATAAATACAATATACTGGACTTATTGGTTTAACTTTTTATTGGCTTTATTTAACTTACTTCCAGCAATGCCTTTAGATGGCTTTCACGTATGGAATGCTTTCCCAGAATTATTAAAAGAGAGAAAAAATAGATTTATTGCAAAGATTGGACAGATATTAGAATTGTTTATAAATGAAAAAACTTTGGGCTCAATAACCCTTTTGGTTTGGTGGATTATTCTTGGAAGTATATTATATTCGATGTGGTAG
- a CDS encoding NAAT family transporter gives MDIINFYLYGFVSLFITIDPIGLIPIVHSLTYPYPKEQRIRIIKKAIISSTTVLLLFALFGNYIFGYFGITIDAFRVAGGILLFKIAWDMLHAEIPKTKHKPDERLDIEDIDSIVYVPLSIPLISGPGAITTTMILISKAQSILDKGVVVLSILSAMLVSGIILSLTDFIIRRVNIYGINAFVRIMGLLLVAISVQIIFIGIVGLYNSISVQ, from the coding sequence ATGGATATAATCAACTTTTATCTTTATGGATTTGTTTCCCTTTTTATTACAATAGACCCAATTGGCTTAATTCCAATAGTGCATTCTTTAACATATCCTTATCCAAAAGAGCAAAGAATTAGAATTATTAAAAAGGCAATTATCTCATCAACTACAGTTTTGTTGCTATTTGCTTTATTTGGAAATTATATTTTTGGTTATTTTGGGATTACAATAGATGCTTTTAGAGTGGCTGGAGGGATTTTGCTATTTAAAATAGCTTGGGATATGCTTCATGCAGAAATTCCAAAAACAAAGCATAAACCAGATGAAAGATTAGATATTGAAGATATTGACAGTATAGTTTATGTTCCATTGTCTATTCCTTTAATCTCCGGCCCTGGAGCTATAACAACAACTATGATTTTAATTAGCAAAGCCCAAAGTATTTTAGATAAAGGGGTTGTTGTTTTATCTATACTATCAGCTATGTTAGTTTCTGGAATCATTTTATCATTAACTGACTTTATAATTAGAAGAGTTAATATATATGGAATTAACGCCTTTGTAAGGATTATGGGATTGTTATTGGTGGCAATTTCAGTTCAAATTATATTTATTGGGATAGTTGGGCTATATAATAGCATTAGTGTTCAATAA
- a CDS encoding phosphoadenosine phosphosulfate reductase domain-containing protein has protein sequence MDDKFASKFEIDILNKLLNKNFSHDLAIILKKIGGLDYRKKVFINGECIGILEFDLIDLDWKFHPYAPYYLIEEPKIKIKPTKRRLKGKKVPIDLIENPEELKNIDENEYVGVKMKNYVGVAVKKGETLKIKDLTLKKEIKFEKIEDYLRKNHERIKKLERKSLSIIKRYYEKCKDKGYAINASFSGGKDSSVSTLLSNKVIDDLEVIFIDTGLEFKDTIKFAKKFAEKYDLNLVVLKGKDFWEYLDKEGIPTKDYRWCNSVCKLEPLKEYLKKYKRIYTIDGSRKYESFARGKLSYERKSGFIENQINVFPILDWKGTDVWSWIYLNDIIYNELYDKGFERIGCYMCPATLNSEFLRVRELYPELFNKWVNVLKKFGYDEDEILRGFWRWKKLPPKMKELKKMLENKEKR, from the coding sequence ATGGATGATAAATTTGCTTCTAAGTTTGAAATAGATATTTTAAACAAACTACTTAATAAAAATTTCTCTCATGATTTAGCGATAATTTTAAAGAAAATTGGCGGATTAGATTACAGAAAGAAAGTTTTTATTAATGGAGAGTGCATTGGAATATTAGAATTTGATTTAATTGACTTAGATTGGAAATTTCATCCCTATGCCCCTTATTATTTAATAGAAGAGCCAAAAATTAAAATAAAACCAACAAAAAGAAGGTTAAAGGGTAAAAAAGTCCCAATTGATTTAATTGAAAATCCTGAAGAGCTTAAAAATATTGATGAGAATGAATATGTTGGAGTAAAAATGAAAAATTATGTTGGTGTAGCAGTTAAAAAAGGAGAAACATTAAAAATCAAAGACCTAACTCTAAAAAAAGAGATTAAATTTGAAAAAATTGAAGATTATTTAAGAAAAAATCATGAAAGAATTAAAAAATTAGAGAGAAAATCATTATCAATCATAAAAAGGTATTATGAAAAATGTAAAGATAAAGGTTATGCTATAAACGCCTCTTTTAGCGGTGGTAAAGATTCTTCTGTCTCTACTTTGCTATCTAATAAAGTTATAGATGATTTGGAAGTTATCTTTATAGATACTGGTTTAGAATTTAAAGACACTATTAAATTTGCTAAAAAATTTGCTGAAAAGTATGATTTAAATTTAGTTGTTTTAAAAGGAAAGGATTTCTGGGAATATTTAGATAAAGAAGGAATACCTACCAAAGATTATAGATGGTGTAATAGTGTTTGCAAATTAGAGCCGTTAAAAGAGTATTTAAAGAAATATAAGAGAATTTATACAATCGACGGTTCAAGAAAATATGAAAGCTTTGCGAGAGGAAAATTAAGTTATGAGAGAAAAAGTGGATTTATTGAAAATCAAATAAACGTTTTCCCAATATTAGATTGGAAAGGAACTGATGTCTGGAGCTGGATATACTTAAATGATATTATTTATAATGAGCTTTATGATAAAGGATTTGAAAGAATTGGCTGCTATATGTGCCCAGCTACATTAAATTCTGAGTTTTTAAGAGTTAGAGAACTTTATCCAGAGTTGTTTAATAAATGGGTTAATGTTTTGAAAAAATTTGGTTATGATGAAGATGAGATTTTAAGAGGCTTTTGGAGATGGAAAAAATTGCCACCAAAAATGAAAGAATTAAAGAAAATGTTAGAAAATAAAGAAAAGAGATAA
- the recJ gene encoding single-stranded-DNA-specific exonuclease RecJ: MENWIELKKGAKVLEKNKNNKILIVTHIDTDGLTSRAILQKLAERLNLDADFMFLKQITIETINDIPFEDYDLIIFADLGSGQLKMIKEKLDELNLSDKKNKIIILDHHQPEEIKIPETIVHINPLTIGKSGAEICGAGVSYLFAKTINNEWIDLAKYAVLGAVGDIQNIEGKLTGLNRKILSDAIMSGDIKVATDLQMYGRQTRPLFVSMRYWADIRTDLLNNDSRIIKYIQYINKKYGIEINPTMRIAEIPFEYKKIIGNELLIKCLNYVPNHWTPYVPKVIFGEVYEFRYEEFGSPLRDLEEFSTCINACSRYGDYETALNVLMGDKGKYYSRMLSNLRKHRNNLREALEHVKNDVEIIQKENFQYFETDKIMPNIIGIVAGMSYSIEEVDWMKPIFAITEDDNGYKVSARCPKLLCFAEDVNLAKAIKYASEKVNGSGGGHKFACGAYIPDNKREFIKYIEIALK; encoded by the coding sequence ATGGAAAATTGGATTGAATTAAAAAAAGGAGCTAAAGTATTAGAAAAAAACAAAAACAACAAAATTTTGATAGTTACACATATAGATACTGATGGATTAACATCAAGAGCTATTTTGCAAAAATTAGCTGAGAGATTAAACTTAGATGCAGATTTTATGTTTTTAAAGCAAATTACCATAGAAACAATAAATGATATTCCATTTGAAGATTATGATTTAATAATTTTTGCTGACTTAGGTAGTGGGCAACTAAAGATGATTAAAGAAAAATTGGATGAGCTCAACTTATCAGATAAAAAAAACAAAATTATCATCTTAGACCACCACCAACCTGAAGAGATAAAGATTCCTGAAACTATTGTTCATATAAACCCACTAACAATAGGAAAAAGTGGAGCTGAGATTTGTGGAGCTGGTGTCTCTTACTTATTTGCGAAAACAATCAACAATGAATGGATTGACTTAGCTAAATATGCTGTTTTAGGAGCTGTTGGTGATATTCAAAACATAGAGGGAAAATTAACAGGCTTAAATAGAAAAATACTATCTGATGCCATTATGAGTGGAGATATTAAAGTAGCAACTGACTTGCAGATGTATGGTAGGCAAACGAGGCCTTTATTTGTATCTATGAGATATTGGGCGGATATTAGGACTGATTTACTAAACAATGATTCAAGAATAATAAAATACATCCAATACATAAATAAAAAGTATGGTATTGAAATAAACCCAACAATGAGAATAGCAGAAATTCCTTTTGAATACAAAAAGATTATTGGAAATGAACTTTTAATAAAATGCTTAAACTATGTTCCAAACCACTGGACACCTTATGTCCCAAAGGTCATATTTGGAGAGGTTTATGAATTTAGATATGAGGAATTTGGTTCTCCATTGAGAGATTTGGAAGAGTTCTCAACCTGTATAAATGCATGTTCAAGATATGGGGATTATGAAACTGCTTTAAATGTGTTGATGGGAGATAAAGGAAAATACTATAGTAGAATGCTCTCAAATTTAAGAAAGCATAGGAATAATTTAAGAGAGGCATTGGAGCATGTAAAGAATGATGTTGAGATAATTCAGAAAGAAAACTTCCAATACTTTGAGACAGATAAAATTATGCCAAATATTATTGGAATCGTTGCTGGAATGAGTTATTCTATTGAAGAAGTGGATTGGATGAAGCCAATATTTGCAATAACAGAGGATGATAATGGCTATAAGGTTTCTGCAAGATGTCCTAAGCTTTTATGCTTTGCTGAAGATGTAAATTTAGCTAAGGCAATAAAATATGCTTCAGAAAAGGTTAATGGTAGTGGGGGAGGGCATAAGTTTGCTTGTGGGGCATATATCCCAGATAATAAGAGAGAGTTTATAAAATATATTGAGATTGCTCTTAAGTAA
- a CDS encoding B12-binding domain-containing radical SAM protein: MIKNVAIIYPNKFKAGISCLAVHVLANHLSKYRDLNVGVYFLENYERIRNFDAIFITLQYENDYFNAIKIVKDLRKTNPKAVFVAGGPCVMENFFPIAEFFDAFIVGEIENSDVMLKVINREFDVEGVYSKFLEKEKVKRIYPKKLGVEDYPIYQPTSEEGAYGKSFLLEIGRGCPRRCRFCLARAIYYPPRFRKLDDLMYLAEEGVTVNKVNKVALIAPSVGDYKYIVELCNFLDEKNIQISPSSLRADTLNDDLMKILKPKTLTIAPEAGSERLREFIKKDIREGDIANAVDLAKKYNVDKIKLYFMVGIPTETDEDIEELINLTKKIKREIRKVEISINPMIPKPHTDFECEEFDLSSKKKIKYIEKSLKKENIRVEYENFNSMICQCVLARGDGILNKYLDYSKNPTSLISALKKDKLLDKYLEKIDKMPWKRIII; the protein is encoded by the coding sequence ATGATAAAAAACGTTGCTATAATCTATCCAAACAAATTTAAAGCCGGGATTTCTTGCTTAGCTGTGCATGTATTGGCTAATCATCTAAGCAAATATAGAGATTTAAATGTAGGAGTGTATTTCTTAGAGAATTATGAAAGAATAAGAAATTTTGATGCAATTTTTATCACTCTGCAGTATGAAAATGATTACTTTAATGCAATAAAGATAGTTAAAGATTTAAGAAAAACCAACCCTAAAGCCGTTTTTGTTGCTGGAGGGCCATGTGTAATGGAAAATTTCTTCCCAATAGCTGAATTTTTTGATGCATTTATCGTTGGAGAGATTGAGAATAGTGATGTAATGTTAAAAGTTATAAATAGAGAGTTTGATGTTGAAGGAGTTTATTCAAAATTTTTAGAAAAAGAGAAGGTTAAAAGAATATATCCAAAAAAATTGGGAGTTGAGGATTACCCAATATATCAGCCAACTTCTGAAGAAGGAGCTTATGGAAAATCCTTTTTGTTAGAGATTGGAAGAGGTTGTCCAAGAAGGTGTAGATTTTGCTTAGCAAGAGCTATCTATTATCCACCAAGGTTTAGAAAGCTTGATGATTTAATGTATTTGGCAGAAGAAGGAGTTACGGTTAATAAAGTTAATAAAGTAGCTCTAATAGCTCCATCAGTTGGAGATTATAAATATATAGTTGAACTATGCAACTTTTTAGATGAGAAAAATATTCAAATATCTCCTTCATCTTTAAGGGCGGATACTTTAAACGATGATTTAATGAAAATTTTAAAGCCAAAAACTCTAACAATTGCTCCAGAAGCAGGTAGTGAAAGGTTAAGGGAATTTATAAAAAAAGATATTAGAGAGGGAGACATAGCTAATGCGGTTGATTTAGCTAAGAAATACAACGTTGATAAGATTAAACTCTATTTTATGGTTGGAATTCCAACAGAAACAGATGAAGATATTGAAGAACTGATAAATTTAACAAAGAAGATAAAAAGAGAAATTAGGAAGGTTGAAATCTCAATTAATCCAATGATTCCAAAACCTCATACAGATTTTGAATGTGAAGAGTTTGATTTATCATCTAAGAAAAAAATTAAGTATATTGAAAAATCTTTAAAAAAAGAAAATATTAGAGTAGAATATGAGAACTTCAACTCCATGATTTGCCAGTGTGTGTTGGCAAGGGGAGATGGGATATTAAATAAATACTTAGATTACTCAAAAAATCCAACAAGCTTAATTAGTGCATTAAAAAAAGATAAATTATTAGATAAATACTTAGAAAAAATAGATAAAATGCCTTGGAAAAGAATAATTATTTAA